Genomic window (Ostrinia nubilalis chromosome 23, ilOstNubi1.1, whole genome shotgun sequence):
cacgcgagcgaagccgcgggcggaaagctagtatgtaatagaaagagaggtcaataagtcaaaatgactagcatgcaactactcgcgtataaattgtaatcacgcacttattacaatacatacatgattagtccgtatgcgtactggcgatgtatattttggaggaagataattgacctaagtcactacaaagtatacgcgagcagtacgcagcgtatgcgtactggtcgtgtatagtttggaggagcttagtaaaaaaagtcatatccaaactatactcgattagtttcacacccttgcgttctggctatgtatagaatggaaagacgccagacagacagacagagttactttcgcatttataatgttagaTGCCTATGGCTCTCTCATTATGTTACCTGTGGCTCTATATTCATTGTTGTAACTATGCAAATGGCTAACGCCCCTATCGTAACAAGCGAAATATTTAACGTTTCCTTATAGTTAAACGTCTGTTTTCACACAagatttacatattatttaactaACATTTACATAAGCACATTATTATTTAGTATTGGTATCGAAAGTGTAGAATACGCCTGGATCCAGAAGGACTTATCTTACTGTGTTTTTCAATGAAACATCCaataggtataaaaataaactatactCCTGTGAGCCAGGATCTTTCTGTTCCTTTACTTATGAATAAAGCTTGCAAATTACATATTGTAtttgttaaattttaaaattagtatCGCAAATATTTTACCAATGTAATCAATAAAAAGTGTATTTTGagccaaataaaataataccagTCAGCAATATTTGCGAAATAGAGGATCATGACTGTGCGAATGAAAACGCATTCATAAACGAATCTTGTATTTGAGTCGCTTATCTTTGCGAGAAAAACAAGTCTGTAGCTAATTAACAAATCATTATTTTCGATTCGATAGTCGCATTACATCACAATACTCAAGGTACCTTGAGGATTTggctaaggcccagaacagacggtgaaacgcaactgcaacgaaacttcaactttctgatgattctgatgaatgaaactgaaactgaaagtttcaaactggtcgcgtcatgtgtggtctctcaacggacgctatggcagaaacttagatgcaactcaaaagtaactagcagttgcagtatcgttgcagttgcgtttcaccgtctgttctgggcctaagggaAAACGATAGTGAATTGCAATTGAGTTGACAATGATTCATTGTCGACTCAATTCAAATATAAACTTTACCAAAATAGTATAATTGTAGATTAGACGTCAACCACCCGGACTAAGGTAGTTACGATAAGGTAGGTAAGATAACcacgataaaatcttatcgatgattttagacgacaaaatgtatggacttatcgcgtaaaatcgataaaataacgcgcatcctaggcctatctacaggtaatataaaaaaataggtatgTAGAATTCTGATGAGGTCCTACTTCTGTTTCAGATCTTCCCGCGTACCACCGCAGTCTCTGCCATCTGGCGCCATTAATATTGGATCGGTACAGTAATATAGATCCTATATGGATGGAGATGTCAGGCGCATCTGAATAAACGCAAGTCACCCAAGAACACTTGCTCAATACCTTTCAGTCTTTAAACCCGCTGACATGCTAACACACTAACGCTACATTGACCTTTGATAGATCTAGACGTCTAATGATCTGATAAAATCTAAAATTCATGTTTAATAAATATATCCACCTGTCTCACATTCAAAAGCTATCATTTAAAACACTGCATCAGTAGTCAAGatttttttgcctaattttattttgtcattgtttttttctttcctttctcatttcagccaaatgaagtccactactgaacaaaggcctcccccaaggacttctacaacgaccggtcctacgctgcccgcatctaggtacTTCGCGTGACCTAATAAACTGATGATTTTTTTCATGTTTCAGGTTgcagaaaattataaaaaaacacctAAGGTATCTCTTAATAGCCTcgtgtattttattatatttttttaagtagtaATGTATTCGAGCTATATCACCTGCAGGTAATTGGTGTTCTCCTGGTCCACGTGATGTTGCACGTGAGTTGCTGCCGCACATTTAGCCACTGGTGGTGGCTATCAGTTGGTGGATGAAAGTTTTACACATTGCTGGTGGCTCAAACATAGACTAACCCTACTTATTCCCCTACATCAGTCTATCTCTACCCCAATGCAAACACTAAGATTTGGTCCTCAGACTATTTTATTTGCTACTGCAAGCCATATAGCTTTAAGCCACCTCGTCGTGCTAGAGGTCTTACGCTGTATGGTCAAGACGAAGCTCTAAACTCGATTCAATGTCAAGCATAGATTAAGGCTTTAATTGAATGTTTATTTAGACTCATCACGGGAATGAATCTATCACAGAGACTGGAAAGTAATACAACAGAATCAATACTACCTATATAACGTACTCGTACCTAATCGTAATATGGAAATTCTGTCTTCTAGGTACACAGATTTGAGATTTTGTCCTCAACTTATAGTAGCCACTAGCCACTAGTGGCCCGGTGTGCGGCGATAGTGATCTAGTCCAACAAGTCCACACTGCAATTCAAGTTCTCACTAGCGCTAGGAAACAGCCATTTACTGCGCGGAAGGAAGTGCTACAACTTTATAGTTTTATGCACTTTTAAGTGATCCAACCACTTTGCTTTCAAACGCTTTCTAACTTAGTTTAAGCTGTAATTTTACGTGGAGTTAGTTTAAATAGTACTTGATTAGTTAAAACAGATAAATGCAACCTGTCACACGTTACTAAATCTACAGTAgttcattttcattttgttCATCTTTTATCTATCTAATAACTTATGCAACTATAGTCGAACTAAGAGAAATTTATCACCATCAATATTAGCTTTAGAAGCATTAATATCTTTACAAAGTATAATTGCTCATATGTATTCGAATTTAATTGAGTTAACGCATAATCGTGTCATTTTTCATTTGATTACTCAACTTATATTGATTGTTTATCGATCGATATAATTAACTAGTTCGACTACATAGTAATCATCAATTCATGAACTCTAATCATTACTGCTAtaatccggtcgccgagcacgtagaattttgtccaaagaccccaagctacccatccttatcgctcgcgcgtaattatattgctgttgcgactgtgcgacgggcgtcagtttggggtcattggacaaaattctacgtgctcggagaccgggctttacccaCTTTCAACACAGCATTACTAAAGATGTACCACTAACCTAACCTTTAATGGATAATGCGGAAACTAGGAGTAACAATTTGCAAACCAGATTTTGTTCACTCGTGTATTAAATCCTAATAGTGAATATTATTCACTTAATTGACATGcattatgaatattaaaattacttaaaaactaggtCAAAACATATAATTGATCAGAGTGCATAAGCCTATCTTTTGATGATCATTTATTTAGTATTATTCATTTTAGTTTTAGAAGTTATTTAATCGCTCTGATTTGCtacttattttctttatttatgtaAACTATTATACCGTAAAattagactaattaaaacttgataattgGTCGGTAATTTTAAAATGATACTATTAATCTTGCCAATTAgcacttttaaattaatattattaaattataataagcaAATCGTGAGTAGAATAATATTGTTGATATCACATAAAGTTCTTATATTATGAAGCACATTTTATTACAGAGAGTATGGAAAACCATTtccacgaagtcgcgggctcgGCTAGTTCTTACGAAATAGTTAAATATTCTAGAGTTCTCTTAAGTTACGCCTTACCCCTAGGAAAGCACTTCTATGAAATAGGTAATAACATGTTTTGCTAATCGTCACTGTTACGCTTCTGTGAACTGCTTCATCTTACTGCATTTGTTTTACATAATGTCGATCTGCATAACCATTTGCCTACACCAGAGATGGCGAACCAATGGTACGCGTACCGTTGATGGCACGCGCCACAATATTTAGGGcaccaataaaaaaaatcactatgaaataaaatgtatttgccCTCAGCAGTTAGTGGACGTAGAGTGAGGTTCGTACCTCTAgcacagtggttcttaacctttaagtcatgagggaccattttaccaaatttctgtcttttCAGGGATCTCATAATCGGtgaaaaccagtttgactgcaaaaatcagttaaaagtggttttaaccaaggtgtgcaagtgcacttcgtggaccacttggaatgtctCCAGGGACCACTTAAGacgttaagaaccactgctctagcaCGAAacactttcgacttcgaatcgccTTCAAAAGATTTAGTTAGTATGAAAACTTAAACGTGACGTAAAGTGAAATGGTAGCATGAAACCAATTTTGAAAATCGAGATCGTTGAATTGGAAGACTGGGTATCGAATTTCGCGCAAaagattcgaagacgaaagtttttaGTGTTAGAGATCACTCGCTACTTGTACGATACccctcattgatagcattaGGTGTTATTTGATGGCACGCCTATAGCTACATCACACattttttagaataataataaaggttcgccatccctggccTACACCATGAAGTTATTTCATCAGCAGCCAGCGCAATCACAGCAAGCCATCGCACCACATATCTGATCATGTAATGCACCAATTACTGATTTTAAATGAGAAATCAAGATTGCGCAAATATGACCGTTGCTCAATTGAAATAAAAGCTATCGACTTTACATTCTTAAACCATATTCAGGTTCGATCGAGGCCAGCAATTTTTATTGTCCACGCATTGGAtaatactagatttgctttgcttttttatttactttcatataGCAAAGGAATCCTTGACCAGAATTACACATtacctacgtacctactttcataaaaacaaaacaatgtatTGTGTTgcaattgtaataaaaatggAGCCATAATATTTCTAAATGCAATATTAATTGGCAGTTTTAGCTTACAGATGGCCATtactctattttagttgaaattcaAGCTTGAAATTTAATCTTTGAGTTTTGATGATTTGATTGAACCAAATCACACTTAAATATTATTACTCACTACTCGTACATAATTTCATAGCTTTAACTTTATAATTAGTTTTGTGGTGTCTTTAAGAACTTTATTCTGTGAAGTTAAAATCATGTTCTTTAATTTCATGTTTCTAATTGTCTAGCTTCACTCGCCAACATTTTGTCTAATTCATTACTCGTAATTTCTCcttaggggccgtccatatattacgtcattctaaattaggggggggggggggggttggtctgcggatgacggtaaatgatagataggggggggggggggggtgtttcgaaattgacgtcattcttatttatttatttatagtttattgttcacctacaaaaagattatttctaaaaagaaatttcttccagcacacctagtaagtgagactgcaaatgtgagaggcggctaaggcgcgtacaatactaaaaaaaactcataataaacatacataatgcaacatagatgtacacaaatacagtaataactacagataaaatactctaacaataatattacatacagtggcggcgtagcatgggttggcacccggggcgatcacccccccccccccccccccccgtcacaagtcctatggcaccccctggtaccccccaggatttttggggTTTCATACCGATTCAAAGACAACcgcaccccccacccccccgtatcatgacatagaccgcagatttgccatgcagatgtgccagggagtactaatctgcgcgacttgtgtcaccccctgatgcttggcacccggggcggaccgaccccccccccccccccttccgcCGCTACTGattacatataatactagctgcccgccccggcttcgcccgtggtacttacatgtattatacataataaacctttcttaagaatcactctatctattaaaaaaaaaaaaggtgattctacaagtgttttaattttgtcaaactggtaatgacgtcaattttgggagaaggggggggggggtcattaagaaatgacgctaggatgattgtagggggggggggtctaaaatctgaaaaaatcgatgacgtaatttatggacggccccttattcataaaaaaatacgaCTAGCTATTATTAAATCTTcatgttattaaataaagtgAATGACAACAAACTTTACTGCTATAGGGGAAAATAACAGAACACACAACAAACATTTCACATTCTTTTATTAATCAGCCTCAATCCAAAGTACTACATGTACTTTGATACATACAAAACAAAGCGTATAAAGCTAAAACAAGTATAACAGATTTAAAATATCTACAACTGAATCACCGCGCACAGTTAGCTATGCTATGCGGTATACTATGTATTCTCCCAAAACGGACCGCGGGGAATCCCCAGCCAGATCACAGGAACCTTACACGCGCGAGCGATCAATACCGAGAGTTGATTTTGCAATACATACACTAAAATACTAAAAGATCACATTTTTCAACTTAGCCTAATAAGGTACTGGTGTGGGACCTAAAAAACTAATTGCGCTCAGTTCCAGccgtggtggtggtggtgctGGTGCTCGTGGTGGTGCTCCTCCTCCTTCTTGAGGTAGACGGGCACGTGCACCTTGACGGGGTAGGGAACCTCCTTCACGAGGGGGACTGGCACATCCTTGTACACGGGGTAGGGCTTGTCAACGGGGACCTTGACTTCGTAAGGCACACCCTTCTCGACGGTGTAAGGCACCTTCTTGTACACATCGTAAGGCTTGGGCACTGGCACCTTAATGTGGACGGGGTAAGGTTTCTCAACCTCGACCTTGTAGGGCCTGTCGACGGGGACCTTGACTTCGTAAGGCACTGGCTTGTGCACGGTCACTGGGTAAGGCTTCTCGACCGGCACGGGGTAGGGCTTGGGCACGTACACGTTGTAAGGCTTGTCGACGGGCACCTTGACTTCATAGGGCACCTTCTTGATGACTTCGTAGGGCTGGGGAACCTTAACTTCGACCTTCACGGGGTAGGGGACCTTCTTCTCGACGGTGTAGGGCTGAGGCACGGGGACCTTGACTTCATACGGCACTTTCTTCTCAACGGTGTAAGGGGTGGGTACTTTCACTTTGACTTCGAACGGCTTGTCAACTGGCACCTTAACTTCGTAGGGAACTTTCTTCTCTACAGTGTAAGGCTCAGGCACGTAAACCGGGTATTTCACGTACTCCTTGACTGTGACGGGGACCTTCTTCTCGACGGTGTAGGGTTGGGGTACGGGCACTTTGACTTCATAGGGGACTTTCTTTTCGACGGTGTAGGGGACATGCTTCTCGACGGTGTAGGGGACGGGCACTTTCTTGACGACCTCGATGGTCTTGACGTGTTCGTGGTGGTGATGGTGGTGGTGGTCGGAGGCGATGGGTTTCCAGTCGCTGGAGCCGCCTCCGTAGCCGCCTCCGTAACCGCCTCCGTAGCCACCTAAGTCGTGGCTCTCGTGGCCTCCTTGGCTGATGCCTTCAGAGCCGCCGTAGCCGTGGCCTTCAGAGCCACCGAAACTGTGGCCCTCGGATCCGCCGAAGCTGTGGCCCTCACCGCCGCCGAAGCTGTGTCCCTCATCGCCGCCGCCGAAGCCGCCGCCGTAGGAGCCTGTGTCGTAGATGCCTCGCTTCTCCTGCTTCTTGTCTTCGGCCGCCGCCTGCTTGGGTGCGCCTTTCTCCTCGCTGGCAAAGGCCACCACGGCCAATGAGGCTACAATAACAACCTGCAACAAAACACACACCCGTTAGGAAATAGGGAATAATGTATCAAAAGTGTATCATCATCACACAATCAAATGACCTATTTAAAGCTTATTCGATTTTGATAAGAAATAAAAGAGATACAAGCTTCGAAGTTGCATGGAATTATCGTAGCATAGCTGCTTGTTATTTCAACGTGTGCAATACGAGTCTCTCATCTAGTAATCTCATATCTTTGGTATTTCTAGAGATTTTTGAGTAGTAGTGGATGATTTTATAACGCCAAGGCTAAAGAAATGTGACTAAAACGTGCATTTTCCCTATAGCGGAACAACAACTTCAATTGAATACGAACTAGAGCGATATCAGATCGCGCCACGGAATACTAACTCCCGACTTTCTATCCTAATCTCTTAGAATGTCGATTACGTATTCGTTGGAAATAATAGCAAATACCTGagtgtaattaatttataataccgCTAATCTTAACGTTTCATGCAGTAACGGAAACTGGTTAGCGATTTGCATTTTATTGTTCTCCACGGTCGgttttattttacatactttcgattgttTTATAGCGCAATCGTGACAGCCTAATCGGGCGAAGCACGAAAGCTTGAGCGAGAGACTTTGAGCTTTATTGCAAGTTAAACTTATCTTAATAATGATCGGGCAATTGTAATTGGTGTTGATAGTATCGACATTATTATGAAATTGAGTATCAATTGAAGTTTCTTCGGaactttttgaaaataaagtcaATCATAATCCTATACCAGACATCTCTACCGGACCAAAAAGTTCGTCAAGAAAATTAACTTCATCCAGATTTTAATCTTAAATTGTCATCATTTTGAAGGCCTATTGTCAGTCAACAATACATACATTTAACTTTTTTTCGCAACGATGTGTATGCAATTAGTCCAGTTTTTAGAACGTAAACAATTGCAGCAATTAACTTGTGCATACAGTGCAAATGGAACAACCAGCTCACTTAATTTCATTTGAATTAAAGCTAGCTTGCATAATTTGGCATACAAAACAAAAGACGTttcaaaattaatcattttgtaAGTGGACTGAAACTAATTTGTAACACTATTTTCATATAGCATCAAATACAGGTTCAGAAAGTATCAAACAGTTTACGCGTTTTAAACTGATAGGCTTTATATTAAATAGATTTATTGAATTATTAGTAATACAGTTTGTAAGAAGCTATGAATTAAGTTCAAATTGCTACTAGATTAAAAAaacgtaaacaaaaactttgaaTGCACACTTTTAGCGTAATTATAGTGATTTTAACGGGCGTTTCTTTTTGCTCTATGGACACGAGCCATCAAACTTAACTATAGTAACAAACACAACATGTTAAGTGGTCATTTTAATTACGAAAGACAGTGAAAGTGACTTGACTAAACTAGATCATAGCCGCAATGAGAGCTTTGCGATAATAAGCTTTACGTAGAGCTTTAAAAGCTTACAGTTGTATGTCACGCAATTTATTAGCGGACACTCGTTTTTTGTGAGATACTGATCATGCTTAGGGGTTTTGTTTCATAATCGGATAATAAATGATAAAACTTGACAAGGACGTTATTTAAAGTCGTTGTGTTTAATTTCTCGATTATCACGATTATGAGTAATTGAAACAAGCATTGCCTACAATTCTACTTAGTAATGCCTTCTCAagaccataataatattgttttaattgaaTAGGAATGCATACAACCTATATAAGTTTGAGCAGTGTATTACTCTAATTTTACTATTAACAACTTACTTATTGATTTATACTGATAAGTAAGTCTGTCGTCTCAATTAAGTATGTCTCGGTAATGCGTTTGTATTAACCACCTTATTATCTTTATACTTTAAGACaatgaaaatgaaaagaaaatgaaaacTTCCTAATATCCCTTAGCCAAATTAGCATCTTATTCCAAAGCAAATATCTCGAATAATCATCTTATAACCAGCCTGTCACAACTTGTCAAAACAAGCACAGCCTTCCTGGTAAATTATATCACAGAATGCAATAAATCTCACAAAGTCTAGTTGAGATTATACCAGATAATAATATGTCGAGACATGATTACGTAAAGTAGAGCTAAAGGAAACCAATACAGTCGTATCGTATATTTACTTGGAATGATCACAAAGAGTCAAGTAACAATGACTCTGACTTTCTAGTTGCGAGAGGCCTTAATGCAATCGGCTTTGAAACTTTACATAAAATTGATTAAGAAACGACAGCAAcaagattaatatttttgatccAAACATCGCTTTTGTATACTTAATATGATGATAGCATGTCAAACAAGcaacaatataaatatttgtGATTTTTACTTCAGTTAAAATCTTTCTTATTTGGTTAAAAGCTCGCACactaagctgggttgcaccatcttactttaaccttaacaaacgtcataatctttcaaactccatacaaaaagcaccggttttagttatagttacggttagattaaattggtgcaactcagcctaaaaaagAACAATTTGTTTTTCTTAACTTTACGTCTAATGGTAGAAAATTGTATAAAAGTATAAGTACTCGTATTTCAAACATTATGCAGATGAAACGACCTTAAACGAGGGAAAATGATGGTTACTTTGACAGGCTTGAATAATAAACCTCTCGTTAAGACTCTACTAGCATTgtaatggtatttttattgccaaCACGTGCTCTAATCCGTTTTAACTTACACAAACTAGGAAACTAGCCCGACCTTCTTCAAATTCATAACATCTCCCCAAATAGAAATCGGTATGTAAATATATGCTTACTAGCGAAATACTATTGCATCGAATGCATAATTTTTCGTACAGTCACGGTGTAAAATTACATAGAGTCTTAGTTGGAGATAGTTATTATTCATTCATTTACATTGATGATATGATAATGTTGAAAAATGGCAGTGTGAAGTAATATCAGTAATCTTATCCCATTTAAGATTTTTGAGCTGTTTGCTCTTGGATAATTGAAATTGACCACATTAACAAGCTTAGTTTAAACTGGTTAACATTTTGGGAGCTATTTTGTTGTATTTAGTATATtgttaaattcataaaaatcaATCATTCCCAGCGTAGACTCGATA
Coding sequences:
- the LOC135083453 gene encoding uncharacterized protein LOC135083453 — its product is MKFLVVIVASLAVVAFASEEKGAPKQAAAEDKKQEKRGIYDTGSYGGGFGGGDEGHSFGGGEGHSFGGSEGHSFGGSEGHGYGGSEGISQGGHESHDLGGYGGGYGGGYGGGSSDWKPIASDHHHHHHHEHVKTIEVVKKVPVPYTVEKHVPYTVEKKVPYEVKVPVPQPYTVEKKVPVTVKEYVKYPVYVPEPYTVEKKVPYEVKVPVDKPFEVKVKVPTPYTVEKKVPYEVKVPVPQPYTVEKKVPYPVKVEVKVPQPYEVIKKVPYEVKVPVDKPYNVYVPKPYPVPVEKPYPVTVHKPVPYEVKVPVDRPYKVEVEKPYPVHIKVPVPKPYDVYKKVPYTVEKGVPYEVKVPVDKPYPVYKDVPVPLVKEVPYPVKVHVPVYLKKEEEHHHEHQHHHHHGWN